GCGTGATCTTGATAACTTACAAGATATGATatgtatagaaaaaatatcgtGCATTAGAACGCAACGCACCCATCCTTCCAAGAGCTTTGACACTTgcatacgaaaaatattatacgaaaTAACAGGTTCTTACCTTCATGAAAAAAGTATGGCTTGAAACCTACGAAATCTTTAATGAATTCCACTCACGACTAACTTTATagagtttcttttttgttctaCAATAAATCACATTGAAAACCACACACTAAAATACACACAATTCCATATCATTTCGATGTATCATCCATTTGTCACCGACACTTGGTTCATGACGTCATTATTTCCGCCAGAGTCAAAAAGTTAACTATACCGAACAAAACCCGTCTACGCCCGAAGCTTAAAACATGAACGTTGAAATGAAGCTTACAGAAGGGTACAGGATATTATATCACGATTGCTTACATGAAAATGCACAGCCAATCAAAAGATGccttttctaaatttcctaAGCAACCGTTTCGTGTATCAGATtacttttgtatacatattcaCGTATTGCGTTACCTATGCGCtttcaaaataatgttattcaaaataacaCTTTAGacattatgttatattattttacgcCTTAAAATCAtcgtttttcttcattttaattccGCTAatgttaattcaatttaaatatgaatgaatGTAATCATTGTAAACTATACCGACTTATATGATTAGAATCTCATTGGTCCACTATGTCCATATAGGTGCATTCAGAAATGCCACCGCTTGCTAAGCCGCTCAGTGAGCGAGTTTTAGTGGTAGTGGTGCCATCGGTGtaaaaacgcccaagtttctagtgaaaatagttcctacAGTTTCTGTTAGAAGGCGCCACTGAtacatttgaattaattattctttgttttttataaatgcataattagtACGAATCTTTGCTTTATAACATTGCAATacgttattttaatatattatttaaacgttatcattattaatgCAGTAATAAGTATCAAACCTTTAATTAGTGATGCTATCTAGCGGAAACAGTGGAAACTATTATCCCTACAGACTTGGGCGTTATCCCACCGATGGCGTCACTAATAGGTTCTAATGGCGGTACTAATAGGTTCTACATAGATCCATTCATTGGATGCAATCATACAATCAAGTTGGATGGACATGCACGGATGCACCTATTAGCGAAGTACTGAAGTACATatcgtttaaacaaattacgcAAAATACTGTTTACGTATATCAAAATTCGttctgaaaaatatgtaatacgtATTTCATAACAATGGCtgaagttattattttaagcGATTCGGACGAATCCGTTTTCTCTGTTGAAAATGATAGAGTACAGAATGTTAACGAGGTTAGAAAAAAATCGTCACTCGACTGTGATTCGGACGATTTTGAATTTCCTGCAGTAAAATTCTATCATGCCGCTGATTCAGATAAAAGGGttgatttagaaaataacattaatgaaagctgttcatttaatattccatCTTGTAAGTTAAAAAAGGATCTTTTTGTCACCCGTGAGAATTCAAAAGAgtataatgttaaaaaaactTTATATGGTGTGTCTGACTCGTATGATTTCACGCAAAATTTGAATGAACTGAACAAAAAGATAGAGAGTCAAAAGACTACTAAATTTGTAgcaaagaaaagtaaaagtcAATTAATAGAGGAAAGATTAAAACGGCAGGAACAACTAATCAGAGAAAAAGCATTGAAAACAATTGCATCAAAGAAATCAAAAAGTATTCAACCTGGTGAATGTATGAAATTTATGGAAGTTGTTCTTGATaaaggtattgaaaatttcggTTTTATTACTGATATTACAAGTACACTGCTTGAtgctaatataaaatatagtattaacaaagaattaatttcaaacagcATTAcatggaaaagaaatattgaaaacagttatattaatgaaaccaatgaaatatgtacagtagtaaatattgaaaaagtcAATCAAATATTAGTACTTTGGAATTGGGATGAAGCTGTAACAAAAGTAGCAGATGGCAGCTTTTTTGGGAGTATTTCTAACATTAAAGCATCATTAtcaaattacaatataataatagtcaTTTTTGGTATAGAagattattttacatataaaaaccAAACAAAGAATTCAACTAAAAATGGAGCAAAAAGTAAAACTCAAAA
This portion of the Hylaeus volcanicus isolate JK05 chromosome 4, UHH_iyHylVolc1.0_haploid, whole genome shotgun sequence genome encodes:
- the LOC128875813 gene encoding crossover junction endonuclease EME1; amino-acid sequence: MAEVIILSDSDESVFSVENDRVQNVNEVRKKSSLDCDSDDFEFPAVKFYHAADSDKRVDLENNINESCSFNIPSCKLKKDLFVTRENSKEYNVKKTLYGVSDSYDFTQNLNELNKKIESQKTTKFVAKKSKSQLIEERLKRQEQLIREKALKTIASKKSKSIQPGECMKFMEVVLDKGIENFGFITDITSTLLDANIKYSINKELISNSITWKRNIENSYINETNEICTVVNIEKVNQILVLWNWDEAVTKVADGSFFGSISNIKASLSNYNIIIVIFGIEDYFTYKNQTKNSTKNGAKSKTQKTNTKSNCQFKNFPEILREDLEMCLNEIQIINKCSSRLINNSRDLALMVYQCTKAVAEQPYKLEKNTNLTSKFDWYVMGDNRNTVHVDKDGNGLKRLWQQQLCQFNLSSLEIAEAICSVYPCPVDLMQAYKNCTYDEGINLLRDILIRRAAGPLTTTRKVGPELSKKMYTMFTSKDGERLLS